In Xenopus laevis strain J_2021 chromosome 2S, Xenopus_laevis_v10.1, whole genome shotgun sequence, a genomic segment contains:
- the sfpq.S gene encoding splicing factor, proline- and glutamine-rich isoform X2, with protein sequence MMPRDRFRNRGGGGGGMGMGGMGMGIYRRGNGGRGGGMPNYRGSGFMDSNRGPHQNQQQASQQQKPQEKPSVQQPQKQPVSAPEPQKPAQQPQAAAKPQVTPVSQPPAQSPQSKPAQSPQQKPVITPQQQQQTQPGPAKPAIQSPPPQQQKPPQQQPQKPTPPNNASPQTKPFQPPVHHQQQRPRPGQNPNQIGQKRPHQSRFQSQPPPQPEQTPSETKVNLSDGPEWNDGVRATLSLLKRPGEKTYTQRCRLFVGNLPTDINDDEFKKLFEKYGEPGEVFINKSKGFGFIKLETRAFAEIAKAELDDLPMRGRQLRVRFATHSAALSVRNLSQFVSNELLEEAFSQFGPVERAVVIVDDRGRSTGKGIVEFAAKPAARKALERCTDGVFLLTTTPMPVMVEPLEQFDDEDGLPEKLAQKNHLYQKEREVPPRFAQHGTFEFEYSQRWKSLDEMEKQQRAQVEKNMKEAKEKLESEMEDAYHEHQANLLRQDLMRRQEELRRMEEIHNQEMQKRKEMQLRQEEERRRREEEVLLRQREMEEQMRRQREEGYRMSYMDPRERDMRMGASQMAMADPYASQKYQQLGGAAMGYESSPGVAQATIGSSMMGGDMVMKVGIG encoded by the exons ATGATGCCACGCGATCGATTCCGGAACCGTGGTGGTGGAGGAGGTGGTATGGGAATGGGTGGTATGGGGATGGGTATCTATCGTCGTGGAAACGGTGGACGTGGAGGAGGGATGCCGAATTACCGGGGGTCGGGTTTCATGGATTCTAATCGGGGTCCCCATCAAAATCAGCAGCAGGCCTCTCAGCAACAAAAACCACAAGAGAAGCCGTCCGTCCAACAACCGCAGAAGCAGCCGGTTTCTGCTCCGGAGCCCCAGAAACCCGCACAACAACCACAGGCCGCAGCCAAGCCCCAGGTGACTCCGGTTTCTCAGCCTCCGGCCCAGTCCCCGCAGTCCAAGCCCGCCCAATCCCCACAACAGAAACCAGTCATCACTCCCCAACAGCAGCAACAGACCCAGCCCGGCCCTGCCAAACCAGCGATCCAGTCACCACCTCCGCAGCAACAAAAGCCGCCTCAGCAACAGCCGCAGAAACCAACGCCGCCTAACAATGCGTCTCCTCAGACCAAACCTTTCCAGCCCCCTGTCCATCACCAACAGCAGAGGCCTAGGCCCGGGCAGAATCCAAATCAAATCGGACAGAAGCGGCCGCACCAGTCCCGCTTCCAATCTCAGCCCCCGCCCCAACCCGAGCAAACTCCTAGTGAGACCAAAGTAAACCTTTCGGATGGGCCTGAATGGAACGAT GGTGTAAGGGCCACACTTTCACTTCTGAAAAGGCCTGGAGAGAAGACCTACACTCAGCGCTGCCGGCTATTTGTGGGCAATCTCCCGACTGATATAAACGACGATGAGTTTAAGAAACTGTTTGAAAAATACGGGGAACCAGGAGAGGTGTTCATTAACAAAAGTAAAGGCTTTGGCTTTATTAAACTG gAAACTCGCGCATTCGCAGAAATAGCGAAAGCAGAGCTTGATGACTTGCCGATGCGAGGAAGACAACTACGTGTACGGTTTGCAACACATTCAGCTGCCTTGTCTGTACGCAATCTATCTCAGTTTGTTTCTAACGAGCTACTGGAAGAAGCCTTTAGCCAGTTTGGACCAGTGGAGAGAGCTGTAGTAATTGTGGATGATCGAGGGAGGTCAACTGGAAAAGGAATCGTTGAGTTTGCAGCAAAACCAGCAGCCAGGAAGGCACTTGAAAGATGCACTGATGGAGTTTTTCTTCTGACCAC TACACCAATGCCAGTTATGGTCGAGCCCCTTGAACAATTTGATGATGAAGATGGGTTGCCTGAAAAGCTTGCGCAGAAGAATCACCTTTACCAAAA GGAGAGAGAGGTTCCACCAAGGTTTGCCCAACATGGGACTTTTGAGTTTGAATATTCTCAGAGGTGGAAATCTTTGGATGAGATGGAGAAACAGCAACGGGCACAGGTGGAGAAAAACATGAAGGAGGCAAAAGAAAAGCTTGAAAGTGAGATGGAAGATGCATATCATGAACATCAAGCTAATCTCTTGCGTCAAG ATTTAATGAGGCGCCAAGAAGAACTCAGACGCATGGAAGAGATTCACAATCAAGAAATGCAGAAGCGCAAAGAAATGCAACTCAG GCAAGAGGAGGAGCGTCGCAGGAGAGAGGAAGAAGTGTTGCTTCGTCAGCGAGAAATGGAGGAACAGATGAGGCGCCAGAGAGAAGAGGGCTATCGTATGAGTTACATGGACCCA cgGGAACGAGATATGCGCATGGGAGCAAGTCAAATGGCCATGGCAG ATCCCTATGCAAGCCAAAAGTATCAACAGCTTGGAGGAGCTGCTATGGGCTATGAAAGCAGCCCTGGTGTAGCACAAGCTACCATCGGCTCATCAATGATGGGTGGAGACATG GTCATGAAAGTGGGCATTGGTTAA
- the sfpq.S gene encoding splicing factor, proline- and glutamine-rich isoform X3, with translation MMPRDRFRNRGGGGGGMGMGGMGMGIYRRGNGGRGGGMPNYRGSGFMDSNRGPHQNQQQASQQQKPQEKPSVQQPQKQPVSAPEPQKPAQQPQAAAKPQVTPVSQPPAQSPQSKPAQSPQQKPVITPQQQQQTQPGPAKPAIQSPPPQQQKPPQQQPQKPTPPNNASPQTKPFQPPVHHQQQRPRPGQNPNQIGQKRPHQSRFQSQPPPQPEQTPSETKVNLSDGPEWNDGVRATLSLLKRPGEKTYTQRCRLFVGNLPTDINDDEFKKLFEKYGEPGEVFINKSKGFGFIKLETRAFAEIAKAELDDLPMRGRQLRVRFATHSAALSVRNLSQFVSNELLEEAFSQFGPVERAVVIVDDRGRSTGKGIVEFAAKPAARKALERCTDGVFLLTTTPMPVMVEPLEQFDDEDGLPEKLAQKNHLYQKEREVPPRFAQHGTFEFEYSQRWKSLDEMEKQQRAQVEKNMKEAKEKLESEMEDAYHEHQANLLRQDLMRRQEELRRMEEIHNQEMQKRKEMQLRQEEERRRREEEVLLRQREMEEQMRRQREEGYRMSYMDPIPMQAKSINSLEELLWAMKAALV, from the exons ATGATGCCACGCGATCGATTCCGGAACCGTGGTGGTGGAGGAGGTGGTATGGGAATGGGTGGTATGGGGATGGGTATCTATCGTCGTGGAAACGGTGGACGTGGAGGAGGGATGCCGAATTACCGGGGGTCGGGTTTCATGGATTCTAATCGGGGTCCCCATCAAAATCAGCAGCAGGCCTCTCAGCAACAAAAACCACAAGAGAAGCCGTCCGTCCAACAACCGCAGAAGCAGCCGGTTTCTGCTCCGGAGCCCCAGAAACCCGCACAACAACCACAGGCCGCAGCCAAGCCCCAGGTGACTCCGGTTTCTCAGCCTCCGGCCCAGTCCCCGCAGTCCAAGCCCGCCCAATCCCCACAACAGAAACCAGTCATCACTCCCCAACAGCAGCAACAGACCCAGCCCGGCCCTGCCAAACCAGCGATCCAGTCACCACCTCCGCAGCAACAAAAGCCGCCTCAGCAACAGCCGCAGAAACCAACGCCGCCTAACAATGCGTCTCCTCAGACCAAACCTTTCCAGCCCCCTGTCCATCACCAACAGCAGAGGCCTAGGCCCGGGCAGAATCCAAATCAAATCGGACAGAAGCGGCCGCACCAGTCCCGCTTCCAATCTCAGCCCCCGCCCCAACCCGAGCAAACTCCTAGTGAGACCAAAGTAAACCTTTCGGATGGGCCTGAATGGAACGAT GGTGTAAGGGCCACACTTTCACTTCTGAAAAGGCCTGGAGAGAAGACCTACACTCAGCGCTGCCGGCTATTTGTGGGCAATCTCCCGACTGATATAAACGACGATGAGTTTAAGAAACTGTTTGAAAAATACGGGGAACCAGGAGAGGTGTTCATTAACAAAAGTAAAGGCTTTGGCTTTATTAAACTG gAAACTCGCGCATTCGCAGAAATAGCGAAAGCAGAGCTTGATGACTTGCCGATGCGAGGAAGACAACTACGTGTACGGTTTGCAACACATTCAGCTGCCTTGTCTGTACGCAATCTATCTCAGTTTGTTTCTAACGAGCTACTGGAAGAAGCCTTTAGCCAGTTTGGACCAGTGGAGAGAGCTGTAGTAATTGTGGATGATCGAGGGAGGTCAACTGGAAAAGGAATCGTTGAGTTTGCAGCAAAACCAGCAGCCAGGAAGGCACTTGAAAGATGCACTGATGGAGTTTTTCTTCTGACCAC TACACCAATGCCAGTTATGGTCGAGCCCCTTGAACAATTTGATGATGAAGATGGGTTGCCTGAAAAGCTTGCGCAGAAGAATCACCTTTACCAAAA GGAGAGAGAGGTTCCACCAAGGTTTGCCCAACATGGGACTTTTGAGTTTGAATATTCTCAGAGGTGGAAATCTTTGGATGAGATGGAGAAACAGCAACGGGCACAGGTGGAGAAAAACATGAAGGAGGCAAAAGAAAAGCTTGAAAGTGAGATGGAAGATGCATATCATGAACATCAAGCTAATCTCTTGCGTCAAG ATTTAATGAGGCGCCAAGAAGAACTCAGACGCATGGAAGAGATTCACAATCAAGAAATGCAGAAGCGCAAAGAAATGCAACTCAG GCAAGAGGAGGAGCGTCGCAGGAGAGAGGAAGAAGTGTTGCTTCGTCAGCGAGAAATGGAGGAACAGATGAGGCGCCAGAGAGAAGAGGGCTATCGTATGAGTTACATGGACCCA ATCCCTATGCAAGCCAAAAGTATCAACAGCTTGGAGGAGCTGCTATGGGCTATGAAAGCAGCCCTGGTGTAG
- the sfpq.S gene encoding splicing factor, proline- and glutamine-rich isoform X1 codes for MMPRDRFRNRGGGGGGMGMGGMGMGIYRRGNGGRGGGMPNYRGSGFMDSNRGPHQNQQQASQQQKPQEKPSVQQPQKQPVSAPEPQKPAQQPQAAAKPQVTPVSQPPAQSPQSKPAQSPQQKPVITPQQQQQTQPGPAKPAIQSPPPQQQKPPQQQPQKPTPPNNASPQTKPFQPPVHHQQQRPRPGQNPNQIGQKRPHQSRFQSQPPPQPEQTPSETKVNLSDGPEWNDGVRATLSLLKRPGEKTYTQRCRLFVGNLPTDINDDEFKKLFEKYGEPGEVFINKSKGFGFIKLETRAFAEIAKAELDDLPMRGRQLRVRFATHSAALSVRNLSQFVSNELLEEAFSQFGPVERAVVIVDDRGRSTGKGIVEFAAKPAARKALERCTDGVFLLTTTPMPVMVEPLEQFDDEDGLPEKLAQKNHLYQKEREVPPRFAQHGTFEFEYSQRWKSLDEMEKQQRAQVEKNMKEAKEKLESEMEDAYHEHQANLLRQDLMRRQEELRRMEEIHNQEMQKRKEMQLRQEEERRRREEEVLLRQREMEEQMRRQREEGYRMSYMDPRERDMRMGASQMAMADPYASQKYQQLGGAAMGYESSPGVAQATIGSSMMGGDMRNERFVQGNAGTPNAQNSRGIGTVPPAAAGAGSYGRGREEYEGPNKKPRF; via the exons ATGATGCCACGCGATCGATTCCGGAACCGTGGTGGTGGAGGAGGTGGTATGGGAATGGGTGGTATGGGGATGGGTATCTATCGTCGTGGAAACGGTGGACGTGGAGGAGGGATGCCGAATTACCGGGGGTCGGGTTTCATGGATTCTAATCGGGGTCCCCATCAAAATCAGCAGCAGGCCTCTCAGCAACAAAAACCACAAGAGAAGCCGTCCGTCCAACAACCGCAGAAGCAGCCGGTTTCTGCTCCGGAGCCCCAGAAACCCGCACAACAACCACAGGCCGCAGCCAAGCCCCAGGTGACTCCGGTTTCTCAGCCTCCGGCCCAGTCCCCGCAGTCCAAGCCCGCCCAATCCCCACAACAGAAACCAGTCATCACTCCCCAACAGCAGCAACAGACCCAGCCCGGCCCTGCCAAACCAGCGATCCAGTCACCACCTCCGCAGCAACAAAAGCCGCCTCAGCAACAGCCGCAGAAACCAACGCCGCCTAACAATGCGTCTCCTCAGACCAAACCTTTCCAGCCCCCTGTCCATCACCAACAGCAGAGGCCTAGGCCCGGGCAGAATCCAAATCAAATCGGACAGAAGCGGCCGCACCAGTCCCGCTTCCAATCTCAGCCCCCGCCCCAACCCGAGCAAACTCCTAGTGAGACCAAAGTAAACCTTTCGGATGGGCCTGAATGGAACGAT GGTGTAAGGGCCACACTTTCACTTCTGAAAAGGCCTGGAGAGAAGACCTACACTCAGCGCTGCCGGCTATTTGTGGGCAATCTCCCGACTGATATAAACGACGATGAGTTTAAGAAACTGTTTGAAAAATACGGGGAACCAGGAGAGGTGTTCATTAACAAAAGTAAAGGCTTTGGCTTTATTAAACTG gAAACTCGCGCATTCGCAGAAATAGCGAAAGCAGAGCTTGATGACTTGCCGATGCGAGGAAGACAACTACGTGTACGGTTTGCAACACATTCAGCTGCCTTGTCTGTACGCAATCTATCTCAGTTTGTTTCTAACGAGCTACTGGAAGAAGCCTTTAGCCAGTTTGGACCAGTGGAGAGAGCTGTAGTAATTGTGGATGATCGAGGGAGGTCAACTGGAAAAGGAATCGTTGAGTTTGCAGCAAAACCAGCAGCCAGGAAGGCACTTGAAAGATGCACTGATGGAGTTTTTCTTCTGACCAC TACACCAATGCCAGTTATGGTCGAGCCCCTTGAACAATTTGATGATGAAGATGGGTTGCCTGAAAAGCTTGCGCAGAAGAATCACCTTTACCAAAA GGAGAGAGAGGTTCCACCAAGGTTTGCCCAACATGGGACTTTTGAGTTTGAATATTCTCAGAGGTGGAAATCTTTGGATGAGATGGAGAAACAGCAACGGGCACAGGTGGAGAAAAACATGAAGGAGGCAAAAGAAAAGCTTGAAAGTGAGATGGAAGATGCATATCATGAACATCAAGCTAATCTCTTGCGTCAAG ATTTAATGAGGCGCCAAGAAGAACTCAGACGCATGGAAGAGATTCACAATCAAGAAATGCAGAAGCGCAAAGAAATGCAACTCAG GCAAGAGGAGGAGCGTCGCAGGAGAGAGGAAGAAGTGTTGCTTCGTCAGCGAGAAATGGAGGAACAGATGAGGCGCCAGAGAGAAGAGGGCTATCGTATGAGTTACATGGACCCA cgGGAACGAGATATGCGCATGGGAGCAAGTCAAATGGCCATGGCAG ATCCCTATGCAAGCCAAAAGTATCAACAGCTTGGAGGAGCTGCTATGGGCTATGAAAGCAGCCCTGGTGTAGCACAAGCTACCATCGGCTCATCAATGATGGGTGGAGACATG CGCAATGAGCGCTTTGTCCAGGGCAATGCAGGAACTCCTAATGCCCAAAATTCTAGAGGGATTGGGACTGTACCACCTGCAGCAGCAGGGGCTGGAAGCTATGGGAGGGGGAGGGAAGAATATGAAGGGCCAAACAAAAAGCCCAGGTTCTAG